The Leucobacter viscericola sequence GTGTTGCCGAGGCTAGCCTGGGGGCCGCCCTTCAGCGTGACGTTACCCGAGTCGAGCACGACGGTCGAGATATCACTTGCTTCCAGTAGAGCAAGGGTGCTCGAGTCTGCTTCACCCTCGGCGGGCCAGGCCATTGATGTGCCCTCTGGCCACGCCATCAGTTGCTTGAGCGTTGGTGCCGATCCTGAACCGCCCGTCGCATTTCCATCTGTTGCCTCGCCGTTGTTGTTGGCGCCGTCGGTTGGACTTGGTGTGGCATCAGTTGTGGGCGCTTTTTCCCTCTGGTCGACCGGGACCTCCGGGTCAGCCGAACCTGAAAAGGTGCCAAATCGAGTGACAAAGTCGAGGCTTGTCGGTTCGAGGAGTTCCTTCAGGCCAACGGCCGATTGCGCAGCCGGGTCGGCGTCAGCGAACTGCAGGAGGAACGTGGTGAGCGACGTGGATTCGAGGCGCTTGAGAAAGTCGCGCGCCGCTTTGGGGCTCTCGTCACCGTAGGCACGAATTCCGGCGATAATGCGAGGATCAATGGCCAGTGTCGCCTGCTCGGATATTGCTACCGTGAGCAGCTCGTCGAGCTTCGGCACGACCTCACCGAGCTGATCTGGGTTCGGCATGGTGTGAATGTTTGAGGGCAGCACCAGAGGCACGATAAAGCTGAGCTTCACGGAGGATCCGCCGCTCCCCCGCCAAACGACAGGAGTGTCACCCGAGATATCGGCCGCGGTCTCGTCTGCCGCGTCCGGTGTCGTTGGACTCGGAACCGTCGGAGCCACGGTTGTTGGTTTCGGAGCATTGGGGTCAGTTTCGGGCGTAAAGACAGCGCGAACCCGATAGACACCCGGCGCCGAGCTCGCACCGAGGAGCAGATCTGCCCGAGGCACCGAAACCGTCACCGCGCGTTCGCTCTTGCCATCGATCTGGTTCAGCTTGCTGGTCTTGAGCACAACCCCGGGCTCACGAAAGGTGTCGCTGAGCTCTTTTGTCGACTCGACTCGTTCGGTATCGAGTGAGAGTGTCAGGGTTCCGGCTGGAAGGGCATCCTCACCCGGGTTGCGAACGAGCACACTGAAGTCGTAGTTCGTCGCTAGCTCGTCGAGCAGGGGTGCGGGTGGTGACACAACCAGTTCGGGCAGCGTTTTCGCCCCTTTTGTTTCAGTCGACGTGGTTTCTGACACAACGGGTCCGTTCGCCTCCGCTGCAGACACGCCACTCGCAACAAGCAACACGGAAAGAGACGCCGCTGCGACAGCACGCCAGGCATCGCGAGTGCGGATCGGCCCACGCGAAACTCGGGGGCGGGTCAAAAGAGGCATGGCGACAGTCTATGGAGTGCCTCTGACATGAAGGTTTGAGTACGCTTGAGAGATGCTTTCTCTCGCCGAATCGATGGACGCACTCCGCACCATTGCCAGTTCCAAGGCTGTCGCTACGCTCGCTGCGGCGTTTAGCGAGCAGGGGCACGAGTTTGCGCTCGTCGGCGGGCCTGTTCGAGACGCGCTGCTCGGCAGGGCGGTCACGGACCTCGACTTCACGACCTCGGCGCGACCCGACGAAACGGCGGCGATCCTCAAGGGAATCACCAAAAATGTGTGGGACGTCGGCCGCGACTTCGGCACGATTGCAGCGAAGGTTCACGGCGAAACTGTCGAGATCACCACCTATCGCGCAGAAATCTATCGCGACGACTCGCGGAAACCCGAGGTCAGTTACGGCGACACAATTGAGGGTGATCTGGTGCGTCGTGATTTCACGATCAACGCGCTCGCGCTCATGCTCCCCGAGCTCAAACTTGTTGATGTGTCAGGTGGAGTTGAGGATCTGCTGGCCGGGACGATCCGCACGCCCGGATCCCCCGCCACCTCGTTCACCGATGACCCGCTGCGCATGATGCGCGCGGCGCGCTTTGCCGTGCAGCTTGGTTTTGAGGTGGCACCCGACACGCAGGGCGCCATGGTCGAGTTTGCCGAGCGGCTCGACATCATTTCGGCCGAGCGGATCCGCGACGAGTTCGTGAAGCTGCTCAGTACCGACGACCCCGTGCCCGGCATCCGGTTGCTCGTT is a genomic window containing:
- a CDS encoding DUF6049 family protein, which encodes MPLLTRPRVSRGPIRTRDAWRAVAAASLSVLLVASGVSAAEANGPVVSETTSTETKGAKTLPELVVSPPAPLLDELATNYDFSVLVRNPGEDALPAGTLTLSLDTERVESTKELSDTFREPGVVLKTSKLNQIDGKSERAVTVSVPRADLLLGASSAPGVYRVRAVFTPETDPNAPKPTTVAPTVPSPTTPDAADETAADISGDTPVVWRGSGGSSVKLSFIVPLVLPSNIHTMPNPDQLGEVVPKLDELLTVAISEQATLAIDPRIIAGIRAYGDESPKAARDFLKRLESTSLTTFLLQFADADPAAQSAVGLKELLEPTSLDFVTRFGTFSGSADPEVPVDQREKAPTTDATPSPTDGANNNGEATDGNATGGSGSAPTLKQLMAWPEGTSMAWPAEGEADSSTLALLEASDISTVVLDSGNVTLKGGPQASLGNTSALVTDAGLATAARDALTARTETERSAGVASAAAQLALAAQTDSQGLVLGLDRGAVAEADDPTSLIKELAALAWVTATPQTAQAKGTASLKAAGTPEDRQELLRAAVNREPSVDEFSAILVNPEYLTGYQRTRLLDLFATRYADKDADFEKVARNYRKRDAELMQGVRTINTQNTQLVGTSTRVPVQLRNSLPFDATVSVDVVPASAALSVTESHFSEVAVAAEGTSRVLVPVRSRVSSGESGLVVNVTDNSGDLTVHTTTLSISISSVVETIALWTLGVLAALLLGFGIWRSVRRRQATTKVTAPRE